Proteins from a genomic interval of Desulfovibrio desulfuricans:
- a CDS encoding phenylacetate--CoA ligase family protein, producing MTRKDRTEGIYSRREVLDESERRQYCLIQLKDLLSYAYRYSEDVKKRFDRAQFNVEKFKTLTDIKHIPILKKKELIFLQSMGPRLGGLLTKDIGELKRIFLSPGPIFDPEDRGEDYWGYTEAFYSVGFRPGDAVQNTFNYQLTPAGLMFEEPLRNLGCAVIPAGPTDAATQLDIMQKLRVSGYVGTPSFLMHLAQKAEEKGLNLRKDLFLEVAFVTGERLSEKMRSQMEKKYDLVMRQGYGTADVGCIGYECFHKTGLHIANRCYVEICHPDTGIPLKDGEVGEIVVTAFNKTYPLIRLATGDLSYIDRSPCACGRTSPRLGSIVGRVDTTARIMGMFVYPHQVEQVMSRFEEIKRWQIEVTNPGGIDEMTLFVETSGFKREEELLHQFREKIKLRPELRVLAPGSLPPQIRPIEDKRHWD from the coding sequence ATGACCCGTAAAGACCGCACAGAAGGCATATACAGCCGCCGAGAAGTACTGGACGAAAGTGAGCGTCGCCAGTACTGCCTTATTCAGCTCAAAGATTTGCTCTCCTACGCATACCGCTATTCAGAAGACGTTAAAAAACGCTTCGACCGTGCGCAGTTCAATGTGGAGAAATTCAAAACACTTACCGATATAAAGCACATTCCCATCCTGAAGAAGAAAGAACTTATCTTCCTTCAGTCCATGGGGCCGCGCCTGGGCGGTCTGCTGACCAAGGATATCGGCGAGCTCAAGCGCATCTTTTTGTCGCCTGGGCCCATCTTCGATCCCGAAGACCGTGGAGAAGACTACTGGGGTTACACCGAAGCCTTCTATTCCGTTGGCTTTCGCCCCGGCGACGCCGTGCAGAACACGTTCAACTACCAGTTGACGCCCGCTGGCCTCATGTTTGAAGAGCCGCTGCGCAACCTGGGCTGCGCGGTTATTCCCGCCGGCCCCACAGACGCCGCCACCCAGCTCGACATCATGCAGAAGCTGCGCGTCTCCGGCTATGTGGGCACGCCCAGCTTTCTCATGCACCTTGCGCAAAAGGCCGAAGAAAAAGGCCTCAACCTGCGCAAGGATCTTTTCCTCGAAGTGGCCTTTGTCACCGGCGAGCGCCTGTCTGAAAAGATGCGCTCCCAGATGGAAAAGAAGTACGACCTCGTCATGCGTCAGGGCTACGGCACCGCCGACGTGGGCTGCATCGGCTACGAATGCTTCCACAAAACCGGCCTGCACATTGCCAACCGCTGCTACGTGGAAATCTGCCATCCTGACACGGGCATCCCGCTGAAGGACGGCGAAGTGGGCGAAATCGTGGTGACGGCCTTCAACAAGACCTACCCGCTCATCCGCCTTGCCACGGGCGACCTTTCATACATCGACCGCAGCCCCTGCGCCTGCGGCCGCACCAGCCCGCGCCTTGGCAGCATTGTGGGCCGCGTGGACACCACCGCCCGCATCATGGGCATGTTTGTGTACCCGCATCAGGTTGAACAGGTCATGAGCCGCTTTGAAGAAATCAAGCGTTGGCAGATCGAAGTCACCAACCCCGGCGGCATCGACGAAATGACCCTGTTTGTGGAAACCAGCGGCTTCAAGCGCGAAGAAGAGCTGCTGCACCAGTTCCGCGAAAAGATCAAACTGCG